TCGTCCAGCTGGGCGGCAAAGTGCTGACACTGTCGGATTCGGGGGGCTTCATCCACGATCCCGACGGGATCACCCAGGAAAAGATCAACTGGGTGAAGACGCACAAGACCCATCGCCGGGGCCGCATTCAGGACTATGTGGAGGCATTCCCCGCTGCGACCTTCCACGAAGGCAAGACGCCGTGGGGCGTGCCGTGCGACGTGGCGCTGCCCTGCGCGACGCAGAACGAGCTGCTGGGCGAGGACGCGAAGATGCTGATCGCCAACGGCTGCCGCGCGGTTTCGGAAGGCGCCAACATGCCGACCGACCTTGACGGCGTGCACGTGTTCAAGGCGGCGAAGATCCTCTACGCCCCCGGCAAGGCGTCCAACGCGGGCGGCGTGGCGGTTTCGGGGCTGGAAATGAGCCAGAATTCGGAACGCCGCGCGTGGAAGGAGGACGAGCTCCAGCAGATGTTGAAGGACATCATGGCCGGCATTCACAGCTCTTGCCTGGCCTATGGCGATCAGGGCGGCGGCTATATCGACTATGTGAAGGGCGCGAACATCGCCGGCTTCAAGAAAGTGGCCGATGCGATGCTGGCGTTCGGCGTGGTCTGAAGCGGAACGGGCGGCGTCGCGGGGCGATGCCGCCTTTCCTGTTCGCGCGTCACACCGGCAGGGCGGTCAGGACGCGGAAACCCAGCCGCTCTGGTCCTTCTTGAGCACGACCACGAACTGCTGCGTGATCGGCGCGCTCGACCCCGGCGGCGTGGAGGTTACCTGCACCGTGCAGGCATAGGCGCCGTCCGGGCTGTTGGCGGCGTTGCAGGGGCCGCTGGAGGCGACGGTCGCGCGCGCGGCCGCCGTGACCAGCGCTTCGCGGGCATGGGGTTCCAGCGACGGCGGAAGGCCGGCAACCATCTGTTCGCGCGCCACCTTTTCGACATCGGCCGATGCCGGCCCGCCGAACAGGCTGCAGGCGGCGAGCAAAAGCGCGGTCGCTACAAGAATCACGCGTATCACGTCATGCCTCCCACCGGTCTTCCGTTTTCCCGTTTCCCTGCACCGGCGCGAAACCGCATTCCGGCGTCAAAGGGCCGTGCCGGACGCGATGCCGCCGTCCGAATCGCGACCGCGGAACGGTAACCGGATCATAGGCGGGAACGGGTCTTGTGGTTGTAAAAGCTTGTAAATTGGGCTCTTCATCGGCCGGACCCCAAGCGGGCGAGCGCAGAGTGATCGGCTTCCTTTGACCTCGGACCCGGTCTTGGCTATGATGCGCGTCACAGCAGCTTCGCGTGGTGACATGATGGTGTCATGCCGTCTTACGTGCGCGCAGCTTTCTGTTGACGCGGCTTGCGAATCCGCCTAAGCGCGCCTTTCACTCGATTTCAGGGAGACGTCCGGCAAGCGCGAACAAGACTGCGCTGTCCGGGCTTTTTGCCGTTTGAGCGGGTGAAACGCGATGAGATGGGGGTTGCGGCCGGATCGGCTCCTCCCCTGTGGAGCAGGAGAAACAAGTGGCTCGTATTGCCGGGGTAAACATCCCCACCAACAAGCGTGTTATCGTTGCGCTGACTTACATTCACGGTATCGGCCCGTTCAAGGCGAAGCAGATCGCCGACAAGCTGGGCATTGATCACAGCCGCCGCGTACAGGATCTGTCGGACGCCGAAGTGCTCCAGATCCGTGAAACGATCGACGCTGAACACACCGTGGAAGGCGATCTCCGTCGCGAAACCGCGATGAACATCAAGCGCCTGATGGACCTGGCCTGCTATCGCGGCCTGCGTCACCGCAAGGGCCTGCCGGTCCGCGGCCAGCGCACGCACACGAACGCCCGCACCCGCAAGGGCAAGGCCAAGCCGATCGCCGGCAAGAAGAAGTAAGATCGCGCCTTACAAGGCAGATCTTCCAACGGTTTCTCGACAGGATTTCAAGAAATGGCTCGCGAACCTCAGCGTATCAAGCGGCGGGAGCGCAAGAACATCACCAGTGGTGTCGCGCACGTCAATGCCAGCTTCAATAACACCATGATCACCATCACCGACGCCCAGGGCAACGCCATCAGCTGGTCCTCGGCCGGCATGATGGGCTTCAAGGGCAGCCGCAAGTCGACGCCCTATGCCGCGCAGGTTGCGGCGGACGACGCGGGCAAGAAGGCCGCCGAACACGGCGTCCGCACGCTCGAAGTCGAAGTGAAGGGCCCGGGTTCGGGTCGCGAAAGCGCGCTGCGCGCGCTGCAGGCGGTCGGCTTCACGATCACCGCGATCCGCGATGTGACGCCGATCCCGCACAACGGCGTTCGTCCGTCGAAGCGCCGTCGCGTCTGATCCTGCCCTTGGCGGCGCGTCACGGTACCTGACGCGCCCGCCCAATTCCGATCGGTCCGCGGCTCCCTCAGTCGACGGCCGGCGTCCCGACAAACCCCAGGGGAATTCCATGACTGTCAACATCAAGAACTGGCAGGAACTGAAGAAGCCCAACAATCTCGAGATCAAGCCCGGCTCTGATCCGAAGCGCCGTGCGACGTTCGTCGCCGAGCCGCTCGAGCGTGGCTTCGGCCTTACGCTCGGCAATGCGCTTCGCCGCGTGCTGCTCTCGTCGTTGCAGGGTGCTGCCGTCACCTCGATCAAGATCGAGAACGTGCTGCACGAGTTCTCGTCGCTCGCCGGGGTGCGCGAGGACGTGACCGACATCGTGCTCAACGTGAAGCAGATTGCGCTGAAGATGCAGGGCGAAGGCCCGAAGCGTCTCCAGCTTTCGGCGACCGGACCGGGCGAAGTGAAGGCCGGCGACATCGCCGTGACCGGCGACATCGAGGTGATGAACAAGGATCTCGTGATCTGTCATCTCGACGAAGGCGCGACCTTCAACATGGAACTGACGTGCGATACCGGCAAGGGCTATGTCCCCGCCGTGTCGAACCGTCCGGCCGACGCGCCGATCGGGCTGATCCCGATCGACTCGCTCTATTCGCCGGTGCGCCAGGTTTCCTACAAGGTCGACAACGCCCGTATCGGCCAGGAGCTTGACTTCGACAAGCTGAGCCTGACGGTCGAAACCGACGGCACCGTGACGCCGGAAGACGCCGTGGCCTATGCCGCGCGCATCCTGCAGGATCAGCTGGCGCTGTTCGTCCACTTCGACGATCAGGTGCCGACCGGCCACGTGCCCGCGATGGCCGGCCTTGCCGCGCACACGCCGGAAGAGAACGACGCCAACCAGCTCAACCGCTACCTGCTCAAGAAGGTGGACGAACTGGAGCTGTCGGTGCGGTCGGCCAACTGCCTCAAGAACGACAACATCATCTACATCGGCGATCTGGTCCAGAAGACCGAGGCCGAGATGCTGCGCACGCCGAACTTCGGCCGCAAGTCGCTCAACGAGATCAAGGAAGTCCTGTCGTCGATGGGCCTGCGCCTTGGCATGGACATCCCCGGCTGGCCGCCGGAAAACATCGAGGAAATGGCCAAGAAGCTCGAACAGGAGCTGCTGGGCTAAGCACGTCGCCCCGGCACCACGCCGGGGCTTCGTTGCATGGGGCAATGGGCGGCGCCCCGCAATGGCCGCCTGGATCGGGGTACCTGATACGGCCCCCCTACGAACGGAGAAAGAAACATGCGTCATAAGCTGGGCCAGCGGAAGCTGGGTCGTACCTCGTCCCACCGCATCGCGCTGCTGCGCAACCTGTCTGCCTCGCTGATCAAGCACGAGCAGATCACCACCACGCTGCCGAAGGCGCGCGAACTGCGTCCCTATATCGAAAAGCTGATCACGCTGGCCAAGAAGGGCGGCCTTTCCAACCGTCGCCTTGCCCACGCCCGTCTGCTGGACGATGCGCAGCTGGTGAAGCTGTTCGACGTGCTGGCCACCCGCTATGCCGATCGCAACGGTGGCTATACCCGCATCATCAAGGCCGGTTACCGCGCGTCGGACGCCGCGCCGATCGCCGTGATCGAACTGATCGACCGTGACACCTCGGCCAAGGGCCAGGATTCCGGCCCGGTCATCATGGCCGACGAGGACGAATACGAAGCCGCCTGATCGCGCTTCGCGTCATCGCAAAACAGGAAAACGGGCGGGGCCAGGTGGCTTCCGCCCGTTTTCTTATGTTGCTGCCCTGCGGTTGGCCTTGCCGCAAGGGCGCGGCGAATTACGTTGGAGGTCCGGTTCCGGACAGAGACAACGAGGGCGCATGGCGAAGATTGGCACAGCAGGGCTTTTCGTATCGGCGACCGCGCTCGCGCTCGGGACCGTACCACTCTTCACCGCACAGGCTGCCTCCGTGACATCCCAGACTCCCGTTCTTCCCGCCTATCCCGCCACGGCACGCGGCCCCGTCGTCGACGAGGCCTTCGGCGAGAAGGTGCCCGATCCCTATCGCTGGCTGGAGGCGGATGTCCGCACTGATGCGGCGGTGGAGCAGTGGGTGGCCGCGCAAAGCGCGTTCACCGCCGCCTATCTCGCGCAATTGCCCGAGCGCGCGGCGTTCGAGACGCGGCTGCACGCCCTGTTCGATTACCAGCGCTATGGCGTGCCGGTGGAAGAGGGCGGCCGGCTGTTCTATGCCTATAACAGCGGGCTGATGAACCAGGCGCAGCTGCTGGTGCGCGACAAGGATGCGCCGGCGGACACCGCCCGCGTGCTGCTCGATCCGAACACCTGGGCCAAGGACGGGGCGACCGCGCTCGATGCGTGGAAGCCTTCGCCGGATGGCAACCTGCTGGCCTATACGGTGCAGGACGGCGGTTCGGACTGGCGCACACTGAAATTCGTGCGGGCGGCGGACGGGTCATCGCTGGCCGATGAGCTGCGCTGGGTGAAGTTCAGCGGGATCGCCTGGGCGGGCGACGACGGCGTGCTCTATTCACGCTTTCCCGAACCGAAGCAGGGCGCGGCCTTCCAGGCGCTGAACTACGACCAGACGATCTATTACCACAAGCTGGGCACGCCCCAGTCGCAGGACCGGGCGGTCTATGCGACGCCGGACCGCCCCAAGCTGGGGCACGGCGCCAGCGTGACCAGCGACGGGCGCTGGATGGTCGTGTCGAGCCACGAAGGCACCGACCCGCTGGCGATCGTGCATGTCGCGCCGATCGGACGGGGCGACTGGACCGTGAAGTCGCTGGTGCCGGACCTGAAGGCGCAGTGGGACCTGATCGATGGCGTAGGCGACCGGCTGTGGTTCGTTTCGGGCGATGGCGCGCCGCTCAAGAAGATCGTGCGGGTGGACCTGTCCGGGCCGGAGCCGGTGTTCACGACCGTGGTGTCCGAAAGCGACAGCAATCTCGAATGGGCGCATATCGTGGGCGACCGCATCGTCGCGGCCTATCTCAAGGACGTGAAGTCCGAATTGCGGCTGTTCACGCTCGACGGAAAGCCGCTGGGCACGGCGACGCTGCCGGGGCCGGGGACGGTGGCGGGGTTGAGCGGCAAGCCGGGGCGGGCCAATGGCTACCTCGCCTTTACCAGCTTTACTACGCCGGGCACGGTCCATGCGTTCGACAGCGCGAGCGGCAAGACGGCGGTCTGGCAGCCGGTCAAGCTCACGTTCCGGCCGGAAGACTACCGCATTGACCAGGTGTTCTACCCGTCGAAGGACGGCACGAAAGTGCCGATGTTCGTGGTGCGGCGCAAGGATGCCGGCGGGCCGGTGCCGACGATCCTCTACGGCTATGGCGGCTTCAACATCGGCCTGCCGCCCGCCTATTCCGCCGCGCGCATGGCGTGGCTGGAAAGCGGCGGGGCCTATGCCGTGGCCAACCTGCGCGGCGGCGGCGAATATGGCGATGCCTGGCACGATGCCGGCCGGCGCGCGAAGAAGCAGAACGTGTTCGACGATTTCATCGCGGCCGGCGAATGGCTGATCGCCAACGGCGTGACGCCCAAGAACGGCCTGGCCATCGAGGGCGGCTCCAACGGCGGGTTGCTGGCGGGGGCGGTGGTCAATCAGCGGCCCGACCT
The Novosphingobium sp. EMRT-2 genome window above contains:
- a CDS encoding prolyl oligopeptidase family protein, producing MAKIGTAGLFVSATALALGTVPLFTAQAASVTSQTPVLPAYPATARGPVVDEAFGEKVPDPYRWLEADVRTDAAVEQWVAAQSAFTAAYLAQLPERAAFETRLHALFDYQRYGVPVEEGGRLFYAYNSGLMNQAQLLVRDKDAPADTARVLLDPNTWAKDGATALDAWKPSPDGNLLAYTVQDGGSDWRTLKFVRAADGSSLADELRWVKFSGIAWAGDDGVLYSRFPEPKQGAAFQALNYDQTIYYHKLGTPQSQDRAVYATPDRPKLGHGASVTSDGRWMVVSSHEGTDPLAIVHVAPIGRGDWTVKSLVPDLKAQWDLIDGVGDRLWFVSGDGAPLKKIVRVDLSGPEPVFTTVVSESDSNLEWAHIVGDRIVAAYLKDVKSELRLFTLDGKPLGTATLPGPGTVAGLSGKPGRANGYLAFTSFTTPGTVHAFDSASGKTAVWQPVKLTFRPEDYRIDQVFYPSKDGTKVPMFVVRRKDAGGPVPTILYGYGGFNIGLPPAYSAARMAWLESGGAYAVANLRGGGEYGDAWHDAGRRAKKQNVFDDFIAAGEWLIANGVTPKNGLAIEGGSNGGLLAGAVVNQRPDLFAAAHPAVGVMDMLRFDQFTAGRYWVDDYGYPEKEADWRVLRAYSPYHNIRAGAAYPAILVTTADTDDRVVPGHSFKYAAALQAADIGPKPHLIRIETRAGHGSGKPVAKQIEETADVYAFLAHWTGLSPRP
- the rpsM gene encoding 30S ribosomal protein S13, with the protein product MARIAGVNIPTNKRVIVALTYIHGIGPFKAKQIADKLGIDHSRRVQDLSDAEVLQIRETIDAEHTVEGDLRRETAMNIKRLMDLACYRGLRHRKGLPVRGQRTHTNARTRKGKAKPIAGKKK
- a CDS encoding DNA-directed RNA polymerase subunit alpha codes for the protein MTVNIKNWQELKKPNNLEIKPGSDPKRRATFVAEPLERGFGLTLGNALRRVLLSSLQGAAVTSIKIENVLHEFSSLAGVREDVTDIVLNVKQIALKMQGEGPKRLQLSATGPGEVKAGDIAVTGDIEVMNKDLVICHLDEGATFNMELTCDTGKGYVPAVSNRPADAPIGLIPIDSLYSPVRQVSYKVDNARIGQELDFDKLSLTVETDGTVTPEDAVAYAARILQDQLALFVHFDDQVPTGHVPAMAGLAAHTPEENDANQLNRYLLKKVDELELSVRSANCLKNDNIIYIGDLVQKTEAEMLRTPNFGRKSLNEIKEVLSSMGLRLGMDIPGWPPENIEEMAKKLEQELLG
- the rplQ gene encoding 50S ribosomal protein L17, with the translated sequence MRHKLGQRKLGRTSSHRIALLRNLSASLIKHEQITTTLPKARELRPYIEKLITLAKKGGLSNRRLAHARLLDDAQLVKLFDVLATRYADRNGGYTRIIKAGYRASDAAPIAVIELIDRDTSAKGQDSGPVIMADEDEYEAA
- the rpsK gene encoding 30S ribosomal protein S11, producing MAREPQRIKRRERKNITSGVAHVNASFNNTMITITDAQGNAISWSSAGMMGFKGSRKSTPYAAQVAADDAGKKAAEHGVRTLEVEVKGPGSGRESALRALQAVGFTITAIRDVTPIPHNGVRPSKRRRV